A single genomic interval of Streptomyces sp. 1222.5 harbors:
- a CDS encoding ATP-binding protein, translated as MSIWWSLHLRREAASVPLARRLLIGTMETAGVDPEISFDLSVALSEACANAVEHGGAGASGGASEAYRVTAYLDGEKCRIEVADSGPGFTRTTDIRPVRADAEHGRGLCLIRELADHVHIGAGHGRGGTVVSFDKMLKWRGGAPSVAV; from the coding sequence ATGAGCATCTGGTGGTCACTCCATCTGCGCCGCGAGGCCGCGAGCGTGCCCCTGGCCCGGCGCCTGCTGATCGGCACGATGGAGACGGCGGGCGTCGACCCGGAGATTTCCTTCGACCTGTCCGTCGCGCTCAGCGAGGCCTGCGCCAACGCCGTGGAGCACGGCGGAGCCGGGGCGTCGGGCGGCGCCTCGGAGGCGTACCGGGTGACCGCCTACCTCGACGGCGAGAAGTGCCGCATCGAAGTGGCGGACTCCGGACCGGGGTTCACGCGCACCACCGACATCCGGCCCGTTCGGGCGGACGCCGAGCACGGCCGCGGACTCTGCCTCATCCGGGAGCTCGCCGACCACGTCCACATCGGTGCCGGTCACGGCCGGGGCGGCACGGTGGTCAGCTTCGACAAGATGCTCAAGTGGCGCGGTGGCGCGCCGTCCGTGGCGGTGTGA
- a CDS encoding GNAT family N-acetyltransferase — protein MASAMVERMCRLARDTVGLHRIEASTLVHNTGSQRVLAKCGFEPIGLAPAYLHIDGAWRDCRLFQRILHDRAPAL, from the coding sequence CTGGCCAGTGCCATGGTCGAGCGGATGTGCCGGCTCGCACGGGACACGGTGGGACTGCACCGGATCGAGGCGTCCACGCTGGTGCACAACACCGGGTCGCAGCGGGTCCTGGCGAAGTGCGGGTTCGAGCCGATCGGCCTGGCCCCCGCCTATCTGCACATCGACGGCGCCTGGCGGGACTGCCGGCTCTTCCAGCGGATCCTGCACGATCGCGCCCCCGCGCTCTGA
- a CDS encoding MFS transporter, with protein MTNRPQRLLALAQLANSVGDGAYYVTSALYFTQVAGIAPARVGLGLTLGWAVGSLVGVPLGRLADRRGPRGTSVLLALGTSAAVASFLLVRGFLPFVLAACVYASAQSGLAAARQALLAGLVPAGERTGLLARLQSTLNGGLAVGAALGGLALGARAAAYRGVLALDAMCFLVCALILLRLPAVRPLGLVAGTGRFAVLRDRPYAVVALLNAVLLLRLPLLSLALPLWITERTGAPAWLASGLFVLNTLTVTLFQVRAARAVNGIGSAVRVLRRSGLVMLASCAVFALSAGRSAWPAAAILVAGAVLQVMAEMQQSAGSWQLSFDLAPADRMGEYQGFFGTGVTVARTLGPLVVTWLLLGWGTPGWLLLGALMPVASYAMGPAARRAARRRAPRAAGEAALVG; from the coding sequence ATGACGAACCGACCGCAGCGGCTCCTGGCCCTGGCCCAGCTCGCCAACTCCGTGGGCGACGGCGCCTACTACGTGACCTCGGCGCTGTACTTCACCCAGGTCGCCGGGATCGCCCCGGCGCGCGTGGGGCTCGGGCTGACCCTCGGCTGGGCGGTCGGTTCGCTGGTCGGGGTGCCGCTCGGGCGGCTCGCGGACCGGCGCGGGCCGCGCGGCACGTCGGTGCTGCTGGCCCTGGGGACCTCGGCCGCGGTCGCCTCGTTCCTCCTGGTGCGGGGCTTCCTGCCGTTCGTCCTGGCCGCCTGCGTGTACGCCTCCGCGCAGTCGGGTCTGGCCGCGGCCCGGCAGGCGCTGCTCGCCGGTCTGGTCCCGGCCGGCGAGCGGACCGGTCTGCTGGCGCGGCTGCAGTCGACGCTGAACGGCGGGCTCGCGGTCGGGGCGGCACTCGGCGGGCTCGCGCTGGGCGCCCGGGCGGCGGCGTACCGGGGCGTGCTCGCACTGGACGCGATGTGCTTCCTGGTGTGCGCGCTGATCCTGCTGCGGCTGCCCGCCGTACGGCCGCTGGGCCTCGTCGCCGGCACCGGGCGGTTCGCGGTGCTGCGGGACCGGCCGTACGCCGTGGTGGCGCTGCTCAACGCCGTGCTGCTGCTGCGGCTGCCGCTGCTGAGCCTCGCGCTGCCTCTGTGGATCACCGAGCGGACCGGGGCACCGGCCTGGCTGGCGTCCGGTCTGTTCGTGCTCAACACCCTGACGGTGACGCTCTTCCAGGTGCGGGCGGCCAGGGCCGTCAACGGGATCGGCAGCGCGGTGCGGGTGCTGCGCCGGTCCGGCCTGGTCATGCTCGCCTCCTGCGCGGTGTTCGCCCTGTCGGCGGGACGGTCCGCCTGGCCCGCCGCGGCGATCCTGGTCGCCGGCGCGGTGCTCCAGGTGATGGCGGAGATGCAGCAGTCGGCGGGCTCCTGGCAGCTGTCCTTCGACCTGGCCCCGGCCGACCGGATGGGCGAGTACCAGGGCTTCTTCGGCACCGGCGTGACCGTCGCCCGCACGCTCGGCCCGCTGGTGGTGACCTGGCTGCTGCTGGGCTGGGGCACGCCCGGCTGGCTGCTGCTGGGCGCGCTGATGCCGGTGGCGTCGTACGCGATGGGTCCGGCCGCGCGCCGGGCGGCGCGGCGCCGGGCGCCCCGGGCGGCGGGGGAAGCGGCGCTCGTGGGCTGA
- a CDS encoding PLP-dependent aminotransferase family protein, protein MDDFWSGVGVDLHLEPDAADGRRVGLERALRDAVRDGRLGPGTRLPATRRLAAELGISRGTAKAAYDQLVAEGYLTARQGSGTRVASLPSVDSEAPRPHAHARAPRFDLRPGSPDVGAFPAAAWLRALRRAIATAPSLAYDYGDPRGRIELRTALSGYLGRARGVLAPPERIVITSGYVQGLALLTRVLDGSAVAMEDPGLPFHREVVRHNGGTVRPVSVDARGIRPEELGEAAAVVVTPAHQYPTGVTLHPERRRALTDWARARGALIVEDDYDGEFRYDRQPVGALQGMAPGQVVYLGTASKTLGPALRLGWMVLPPHLVDAVADAKLHSDHHTETIGQLALAELIDSHAYDRHVRACRLRYRRRRDHLLDRLGPSRSVRGIAAGLHALIDVPDEADALARAEAEGLALGALGDHWHVPGTGRPQGLVVGYGTPRERTYPEALEVLAKVLDG, encoded by the coding sequence GTGGACGACTTCTGGTCCGGTGTGGGGGTGGACCTGCATCTCGAACCCGACGCGGCGGACGGACGCCGTGTCGGGCTGGAGCGGGCCCTCCGGGACGCCGTGCGCGACGGACGGCTCGGACCCGGGACCCGGCTGCCCGCGACCCGGCGCCTCGCGGCCGAGCTCGGCATCTCCCGGGGCACCGCCAAGGCGGCCTACGACCAGCTCGTCGCAGAGGGCTATCTGACGGCACGGCAGGGCTCGGGCACCCGGGTCGCCTCCCTGCCCTCCGTCGACTCCGAGGCGCCGCGGCCGCACGCACACGCGCGTGCCCCGCGTTTCGACCTGCGCCCGGGCAGCCCCGATGTCGGCGCGTTCCCCGCAGCGGCCTGGCTGCGGGCGCTGCGCCGCGCCATAGCGACCGCGCCGTCACTGGCGTACGACTACGGCGATCCGCGCGGGCGGATCGAACTGCGCACCGCGCTCTCCGGCTATCTGGGGCGGGCGCGCGGGGTGCTCGCGCCCCCGGAGCGGATCGTCATCACCTCCGGGTACGTCCAGGGCCTCGCGCTCCTGACCCGGGTGCTCGACGGCTCGGCCGTCGCCATGGAGGACCCCGGGCTGCCCTTCCACCGCGAGGTGGTGCGGCACAACGGCGGCACCGTGCGGCCGGTGTCCGTCGACGCGCGCGGGATACGCCCGGAGGAACTCGGCGAGGCGGCCGCCGTGGTGGTCACCCCCGCCCACCAGTACCCGACCGGGGTCACCCTGCACCCCGAACGGCGGCGCGCGCTCACCGACTGGGCCCGCGCCCGGGGCGCGCTGATCGTCGAGGACGACTACGACGGCGAGTTCCGCTACGACCGGCAGCCCGTGGGCGCGCTGCAGGGCATGGCGCCCGGCCAGGTCGTCTACCTGGGCACCGCCTCCAAGACGCTCGGTCCCGCGCTCCGCCTGGGCTGGATGGTGCTGCCGCCGCACCTGGTCGACGCGGTCGCCGACGCCAAGCTGCACAGCGACCACCACACCGAGACCATCGGCCAGCTGGCGCTCGCCGAACTCATCGACAGCCACGCCTACGACCGGCACGTGCGCGCGTGCCGGCTGCGATACCGGCGCCGCCGCGACCACCTCCTGGACCGGCTGGGACCGAGCCGCAGCGTGCGCGGGATCGCGGCGGGCCTGCACGCGCTGATCGACGTGCCCGACGAGGCCGACGCGCTGGCCCGCGCGGAGGCGGAGGGCCTCGCGCTCGGCGCCCTCGGCGACCACTGGCACGTTCCGGGCACCGGCCGGCCGCAGGGCCTGGTCGTCGGTTACGGCACCCCCCGGGAGCGGACCTATCCGGAGGCCCTGGAAGTGCTCGCGAAGGTGCTGGACGGCTGA
- a CDS encoding aminopeptidase P family protein: MSDELNPAVPDSVTAEGPETESEETVKQRKNGLYPGVSDELAESMQSGWADTELRDLEPIEQAAHTARRRAALSARFPGERLVIPAGNLKTRSNDTEYPFRASVEYAYLTGNQTEDGVLVLEPAGQGHEATIYLLPRSDRENGEFWLSGQGELWVGRRHSLTESEALYGLPAADVRELADALREATGPVRVVRGHDAGIEAALTDKVTAERDEELRVFLSEARLVKDEFEIGELQKAVDSTVRGFEDVVKVLDKAEATSERYIEGTFFLRARVEGNDVGYGSICAAGPHACTLHWVRNDGPVRSGDLLLLDAGVETHTLYTADVTRTLPINGTYSEIQKKIYDAVYDAQEAGIAAVQPGAKYRDFHDASQRVLAERLVEWGLVEGPVERVLELGLQRRWTLHGTGHMLGMDVHDCAAARTETYVEGTLEPGMVLTVEPGLYFQADDLTVPQEYRGIGVRIEDDILVTRDGNRNLSAGLPRRSDEVEAWMSALKG, encoded by the coding sequence GTGTCCGACGAGCTCAACCCGGCTGTGCCCGATTCCGTTACCGCGGAGGGCCCCGAGACCGAGTCCGAGGAGACCGTCAAGCAGCGGAAGAACGGCCTGTACCCGGGCGTCTCCGACGAGCTGGCCGAGAGCATGCAGTCCGGCTGGGCCGACACGGAGCTGCGTGACCTGGAGCCGATCGAGCAGGCCGCGCACACCGCGCGCCGCCGTGCCGCGCTCTCCGCGCGCTTCCCGGGCGAGCGCCTGGTGATCCCGGCGGGCAACCTGAAGACCCGCTCGAACGACACCGAGTACCCCTTCCGCGCCTCCGTCGAGTACGCCTACCTCACCGGTAACCAGACCGAGGACGGCGTCCTGGTGCTGGAGCCCGCCGGCCAGGGCCACGAGGCGACGATCTACCTGCTGCCGCGCTCCGACCGCGAGAACGGCGAGTTCTGGCTCTCCGGCCAGGGCGAGCTGTGGGTCGGCCGCCGCCACTCCCTCACCGAGTCCGAGGCGCTGTACGGCCTCCCCGCCGCCGACGTGCGCGAGCTGGCCGACGCGCTGCGCGAGGCCACCGGCCCGGTGCGGGTCGTGCGCGGCCACGACGCCGGCATCGAGGCGGCCCTGACCGACAAGGTCACCGCCGAGCGCGACGAGGAGCTGCGCGTCTTCCTCTCCGAGGCCCGCCTGGTCAAGGACGAGTTCGAGATCGGCGAGCTGCAGAAGGCCGTCGACTCCACGGTCCGCGGCTTCGAGGACGTCGTGAAGGTCCTGGACAAGGCCGAGGCGACCAGCGAGCGCTACATCGAGGGCACGTTCTTCCTCCGCGCGCGCGTCGAGGGCAACGACGTCGGCTACGGCTCCATCTGCGCGGCCGGCCCGCACGCCTGCACCCTGCACTGGGTCCGCAACGACGGCCCTGTCCGCTCCGGCGACCTGCTCCTGCTGGACGCGGGCGTGGAGACGCACACGCTGTACACGGCCGACGTCACGCGCACGCTGCCGATCAACGGCACGTACAGCGAGATCCAGAAGAAGATCTACGACGCCGTGTACGACGCCCAGGAGGCCGGTATCGCGGCCGTACAGCCGGGCGCCAAGTACCGGGACTTCCACGACGCCTCCCAGCGCGTGCTCGCCGAGCGGCTCGTCGAGTGGGGCCTGGTCGAGGGCCCGGTCGAGCGCGTCCTGGAGCTGGGCCTGCAGCGCCGCTGGACCCTGCACGGCACCGGCCACATGCTCGGCATGGACGTCCACGACTGCGCGGCCGCGCGCACCGAGACCTACGTCGAGGGCACGCTGGAGCCGGGCATGGTGCTCACCGTCGAGCCGGGCCTGTACTTCCAGGCCGACGACCTGACCGTGCCGCAGGAGTACCGGGGCATCGGCGTGCGCATCGAGGACGACATCCTCGTCACGCGGGACGGCAACCGGAACCTCTCCGCGGGCCTGCCGCGCCGCTCCGACGAGGTCGAGGCGTGGATGTCGGCCCTCAAGGGCTGA
- a CDS encoding PP2C family protein-serine/threonine phosphatase: MSAPHPPKVAGIDSAVPTAPHTAAPMPLAPDAVPSPDPDPPVRNAPAPHAPAPGAVLQDRLAGWVSDLTTLHELTERLSRTHALEPALQELLRAGAALVGARRGLVVLEPGDGLGPRTTLGLGLGRADLGHIETVPQASLPYDTGQGAEVVHPDLLAEDGLDPRHREVAARLGYAASYALPLASDSAGRLGAAAWLYDEPAEPHERQRHLAGLYVRHATEHLARLLEVERTRARMVTLTEELLPSRLPRVAGVQLAARHRSGPRGGGDWYDALPLPDAALGLSVGSVTGSGPSAVAAMGRLRASLRAYAVMEGEDPVAVLSDLELLLRLTEPARSATALFAYCEPALRKVTLAGAGHSPPLLIGERRTEFAETSVSAPLGMLACWEAPSVEVQAEAGDTVLLYTDGLLHRTGDPMDRAFTRLHAAAAGIPRALRHDPGAVADHVLRTVLPDGLDTADSEEDVVLLAARFD; encoded by the coding sequence ATGAGCGCCCCGCATCCTCCGAAAGTGGCCGGAATCGATTCAGCGGTTCCCACGGCCCCACACACTGCCGCGCCCATGCCCCTCGCGCCGGACGCGGTGCCCTCCCCGGACCCGGATCCGCCCGTGCGGAACGCCCCCGCCCCGCACGCCCCCGCCCCCGGCGCCGTCCTCCAGGACCGGCTGGCCGGCTGGGTCTCCGACCTCACCACGCTCCACGAACTGACCGAACGGCTCTCCCGCACGCACGCGCTGGAGCCCGCCCTCCAGGAACTGCTGCGCGCCGGGGCTGCCCTGGTCGGCGCCCGCCGCGGCCTCGTGGTCCTGGAGCCCGGTGACGGACTCGGCCCCCGCACCACCCTCGGCCTCGGTCTCGGCCGGGCGGACCTCGGGCACATCGAGACCGTCCCGCAGGCTTCACTGCCGTACGACACCGGCCAGGGCGCCGAGGTCGTCCATCCCGATCTGCTCGCCGAGGACGGCCTCGACCCCCGCCACCGCGAGGTCGCCGCCCGTCTCGGCTACGCCGCCAGCTACGCCCTGCCCCTCGCCTCCGACTCCGCCGGCCGCCTCGGCGCCGCCGCTTGGCTCTACGACGAGCCGGCCGAACCCCACGAGCGGCAGCGCCACCTCGCCGGCCTCTACGTCCGGCACGCCACCGAGCACCTCGCCCGGCTGCTGGAGGTGGAACGCACCCGCGCGCGCATGGTGACCCTCACGGAGGAACTGCTGCCGTCCCGGCTGCCCCGGGTGGCCGGTGTCCAGCTCGCCGCCCGGCACCGCAGCGGACCGCGCGGCGGCGGCGACTGGTACGACGCGCTGCCGCTGCCGGACGCCGCGCTCGGCCTGTCCGTCGGCTCGGTCACCGGCTCCGGGCCCAGCGCCGTGGCCGCCATGGGCCGGCTGCGCGCCTCCCTGCGGGCCTACGCGGTGATGGAGGGCGAGGACCCCGTCGCCGTCCTGTCCGACCTGGAGCTGCTGCTGCGGCTGACCGAGCCGGCCCGCTCGGCCACCGCCCTGTTCGCCTACTGCGAGCCGGCGCTGCGCAAGGTCACCCTGGCCGGTGCCGGGCACAGCCCGCCGCTGCTGATCGGCGAGCGGCGCACCGAGTTCGCCGAGACCTCCGTCTCGGCCCCGCTCGGCATGCTGGCCTGCTGGGAGGCCCCCAGCGTCGAGGTGCAGGCGGAGGCGGGCGACACGGTCCTGCTCTACACCGACGGGCTGCTGCACCGCACCGGCGACCCGATGGACCGCGCCTTCACCCGGCTGCACGCGGCCGCGGCGGGCATCCCGCGGGCACTGCGCCACGACCCCGGCGCCGTCGCCGACCACGTCCTGCGCACCGTCCTGCCGGACGGCCTGGACACGGCCGACAGCGAGGAGGACGTGGTCCTGCTGGCGGCGCGCTTCGACTGA
- a CDS encoding bifunctional DNA primase/polymerase, with protein sequence MREILGRRRRLLSRRNGGRPELLSAALNYAGEWRWPVLPGVAPDPRGRSRCACPDPDCTVPGAHPFDPGLLAATTDPRMVRWWWTNRPAAPIVLATGGTAPCAVSLPALAASRALALLDRRGMRLGPVVASPTRWALLVKPYSMEQLGELLYAKDFVPGSLRFHGEGGYLALPPSETGQGGVRWERAPLPGSASPWVPDVEAVVDAVVDALTRTGVSAPEL encoded by the coding sequence ATGCGCGAGATCCTCGGAAGGCGACGCAGGCTCCTGTCCAGGCGGAACGGCGGGAGGCCCGAGCTGCTCAGCGCGGCCCTGAACTACGCGGGTGAATGGCGGTGGCCCGTGCTCCCGGGCGTGGCCCCGGACCCGCGGGGGCGGTCGCGGTGCGCCTGCCCCGACCCGGACTGCACGGTGCCGGGTGCGCACCCCTTCGACCCGGGTCTGCTCGCGGCCACCACGGACCCGCGCATGGTGCGCTGGTGGTGGACCAACCGGCCGGCCGCGCCGATCGTCCTGGCCACCGGCGGAACGGCGCCCTGCGCGGTCAGCCTGCCGGCGCTCGCCGCCTCCCGCGCCCTCGCCCTGCTCGACCGGCGGGGCATGCGCCTCGGCCCGGTCGTCGCCTCGCCCACCCGCTGGGCGCTGCTGGTGAAGCCGTACTCCATGGAACAGCTGGGCGAGCTGCTGTACGCCAAGGACTTCGTGCCCGGCTCCCTGCGCTTCCACGGCGAGGGCGGCTACCTGGCCCTGCCCCCGTCCGAGACCGGACAGGGCGGCGTCCGCTGGGAGCGTGCTCCGCTGCCCGGGTCGGCCTCACCCTGGGTGCCCGACGTGGAGGCCGTGGTCGACGCGGTCGTCGACGCCCTCACTCGTACGGGTGTGAGCGCGCCCGAGTTGTAG
- a CDS encoding DUF5926 family protein, whose product MAKKRPQTKAKRPQLSDGAPAVGADGEIPVVGAREPCPCGSGRRYKACHGRAASHAVTELVQRPFEGLSGECDLVALRELVPAATAELTLAGGLPEGVPSVTLATVLPMAWPALRRDDGSVMIGLQNDTSSGDISRDLADTLQRALVAEPGTPVQGRRAPSDGPRLQDLLDAQAPFEPVVHDGFEFWVPDAENATPEVTASLERANAAAIPTVKLAGVDAAYWCETPEKNHLRWVMPHPEEQLLDALARLHAAGRSSLGEGTRLVGSFRAHGLIVPVWDLPSGVGAEDVEKPAAEFAERLAAALAAEEPLTADERRARGGLTNRQVTLS is encoded by the coding sequence ATGGCCAAGAAGCGACCCCAGACGAAGGCCAAGCGGCCCCAGCTCAGCGACGGGGCCCCCGCCGTAGGCGCTGATGGCGAGATTCCGGTCGTCGGCGCCCGCGAACCCTGCCCCTGCGGCAGCGGCCGGCGCTACAAGGCGTGTCACGGCCGGGCGGCCTCGCACGCCGTGACCGAGCTGGTGCAGCGGCCCTTCGAGGGGCTGTCCGGCGAGTGCGACCTGGTGGCCCTGCGCGAACTGGTCCCGGCCGCGACGGCGGAGCTGACCCTCGCGGGCGGCCTGCCCGAGGGCGTCCCGTCGGTCACCCTCGCCACCGTGCTGCCGATGGCCTGGCCCGCGCTGCGCCGCGACGACGGCTCGGTCATGATCGGCCTGCAGAACGACACGTCGTCCGGCGACATCAGCCGCGACCTCGCCGACACGCTCCAGCGCGCGCTGGTGGCGGAGCCCGGCACCCCCGTGCAGGGCCGCCGCGCCCCCTCCGACGGTCCGCGCCTGCAGGACCTGCTCGACGCGCAGGCCCCCTTCGAGCCGGTCGTGCACGACGGTTTCGAGTTCTGGGTGCCGGACGCGGAGAACGCCACCCCCGAGGTGACCGCCTCCCTGGAGCGGGCGAACGCCGCCGCCATTCCGACGGTGAAGCTGGCCGGCGTGGACGCCGCGTACTGGTGCGAGACCCCGGAGAAGAACCACCTGCGCTGGGTCATGCCGCATCCGGAGGAGCAGCTTCTGGACGCTCTGGCGCGGTTGCACGCGGCGGGCCGCTCCAGCCTCGGCGAGGGCACCCGGCTCGTGGGCTCCTTCCGTGCTCACGGCCTCATCGTGCCGGTCTGGGACCTGCCGAGCGGGGTCGGGGCCGAGGACGTGGAGAAGCCGGCCGCCGAGTTCGCCGAGCGCCTCGCCGCCGCGCTCGCGGCCGAGGAGCCGCTCACGGCGGACGAGCGCCGGGCCCGCGGCGGGCTGACCAACCGGCAGGTCACGCTCAGCTGA
- a CDS encoding ATP-binding protein, producing the protein MRQRKGTGRFPVQAHGASTPWRGAKEVSGVALVVAQEVPTSSSMAVPHGPAGVGKARHRMRAQLRSGGVTESVIDDAVLILSELLSNACKHGRPLGDAPAGDGDVLAAWRVDPHGRLIVEVTDGGGPTRPAPATPSVTAHGGRGLNIITALADDWGVRDDVRGEVTVWVVVHEDVLDPDAGCRVNGFATRVTAPLIPGMAGLDFADAFEDMD; encoded by the coding sequence ATGCGTCAGCGGAAGGGGACTGGCCGGTTTCCGGTACAGGCCCATGGGGCATCCACACCGTGGCGTGGGGCGAAGGAGGTCTCGGGGGTGGCGTTGGTGGTGGCACAGGAGGTGCCCACGTCGTCGAGCATGGCCGTACCCCATGGCCCTGCGGGCGTGGGGAAGGCGCGGCACCGGATGCGCGCGCAACTGCGCAGCGGGGGCGTGACGGAATCGGTCATCGACGATGCCGTACTGATCCTTTCCGAACTTTTGAGCAACGCCTGCAAACACGGGCGGCCCCTGGGCGACGCCCCGGCCGGCGACGGTGACGTCCTGGCCGCGTGGCGGGTCGACCCGCACGGCCGGCTCATCGTCGAGGTCACGGACGGCGGCGGCCCGACCCGCCCGGCACCGGCCACCCCGTCGGTGACGGCGCACGGCGGCCGGGGGCTGAACATCATCACGGCCCTGGCCGACGACTGGGGAGTCCGGGACGACGTCCGGGGCGAGGTGACGGTCTGGGTGGTGGTCCACGAGGACGTCCTCGATCCCGACGCCGGATGCCGCGTGAACGGTTTCGCTACGCGCGTCACCGCGCCCTTGATCCCCGGCATGGCCGGCCTGGACTTCGCGGACGCCTTCGAGGACATGGACTGA
- a CDS encoding glycerophosphodiester phosphodiesterase produces MTHAPQHSIQVVAHRGASEDAPEHTLAAYRKAIEDGADALECDVRLTADGHLVCVHDRRVNRTSNGRGAVSALELADLAALDFGSWKTREAWRGRDEEPDWEHRPEDPADTSVLTLERLLELVSGAGRRVELAIETKHPTRWAGQVEERLLMLLKRFGLDAPATAAESPVRIMSFSARSLHRVRAAAPTLPTVCLMQFVSPRLRDGRLPAGVRIAGPSIRIVRNHPVLVERLKEAGHQVHVWTVNEPEDVDLCVRLGVDAIITNRPRAVLDRLGR; encoded by the coding sequence GTGACCCACGCACCACAGCACTCCATCCAGGTCGTCGCCCACCGGGGCGCCTCCGAGGACGCGCCCGAGCACACCCTCGCCGCCTACCGGAAGGCGATCGAGGACGGCGCGGACGCCCTCGAGTGCGACGTACGGCTGACCGCGGACGGCCATCTGGTCTGCGTCCACGACCGGCGGGTGAACCGTACCTCCAACGGCCGGGGCGCCGTCTCCGCGCTGGAGCTGGCCGATCTCGCCGCTCTCGACTTCGGCTCCTGGAAGACCCGCGAGGCCTGGCGCGGCCGCGACGAGGAGCCCGACTGGGAGCACCGGCCGGAGGACCCGGCGGACACCTCCGTCCTCACGCTGGAGCGACTGCTGGAACTGGTCTCGGGCGCGGGACGGCGGGTGGAGCTGGCCATCGAGACCAAACACCCCACCCGCTGGGCCGGCCAGGTCGAGGAACGGCTGCTGATGCTGCTCAAGCGGTTCGGTCTGGACGCGCCGGCCACCGCCGCCGAGTCCCCGGTGCGGATCATGAGCTTCTCGGCGCGCTCGCTGCACCGCGTGCGCGCGGCCGCGCCGACCCTGCCGACGGTCTGCCTGATGCAGTTCGTCTCCCCCAGGCTGCGCGACGGGCGGCTGCCCGCGGGCGTGCGGATCGCCGGCCCCTCGATCCGCATCGTGCGCAATCACCCGGTCCTCGTGGAGCGGCTGAAGGAAGCCGGTCACCAGGTCCACGTGTGGACCGTGAACGAGCCCGAGGACGTCGACCTGTGTGTCCGGCTCGGCGTCGACGCGATCATCACCAACCGCCCGCGCGCGGTGCTGGACCGGCTCGGCCGCTGA
- a CDS encoding S1C family serine protease → MSTENEGNAVPPAPSAPPVPVASPAASPQGPAPDGNAPTAPLPPVPQDTRAAAHEQDPAFGQAAAHQAGPAPDGSWPPPPPSTPSYGDGGAGGYGGAGGTGWGASYQQPAPKPRNGRGGLVAAVLVAALVAGGLGGGLGYTLARDNDSGGSTTVSASDSGAAQVKRAPGTIANVAARALPSTVTIEAESSNGEGGTGTGFVFDKQGHIVTNNHVVADAVDGGKLTATFPDGKKYDAEIVGHAQGYDVAVIKLKNAPSDLNPLALGNSDKVAVGDETIAIGAPFGLSNTVTTGIISAKDRPVASSDGSSSSKASYMSALQTDASINPGNSGGPLLDASGAVIGINSAIQSSSSGGFGSGQSGSIGLGFAIPINQAKYVAQQLIKTGKPVYAKIGASVSLEDSTDGAKITDQGAAGAAAVETGGPADKAGLKPGDVIIKLDDHVIDSGPTLIGEIWTHKPGDKVKITYKRGGQEHTVDLALGSRDGDS, encoded by the coding sequence GTGAGCACCGAGAACGAGGGCAACGCGGTACCCCCGGCCCCGTCCGCACCTCCCGTGCCGGTGGCCTCTCCCGCCGCTTCCCCGCAGGGCCCCGCGCCCGACGGGAACGCGCCGACGGCCCCGCTGCCGCCGGTGCCCCAGGACACCCGGGCAGCCGCCCACGAGCAGGACCCGGCCTTCGGTCAGGCCGCCGCGCACCAGGCGGGCCCGGCCCCCGACGGCTCCTGGCCGCCCCCGCCGCCGTCCACCCCGTCCTACGGCGACGGCGGTGCCGGAGGCTACGGCGGCGCGGGCGGCACCGGCTGGGGGGCCTCGTACCAGCAGCCCGCCCCGAAGCCCCGCAACGGGCGCGGCGGTCTGGTCGCCGCGGTCCTGGTGGCCGCGCTGGTCGCCGGCGGTCTGGGCGGTGGCCTCGGCTACACCCTGGCCCGGGACAACGACAGCGGCGGCTCCACCACCGTCTCGGCCTCCGACAGCGGGGCCGCGCAGGTCAAGCGTGCTCCCGGCACGATCGCCAACGTGGCCGCCCGGGCCCTGCCCAGCACGGTCACCATCGAGGCCGAGAGCAGCAACGGCGAGGGCGGCACGGGCACCGGCTTCGTCTTCGACAAGCAGGGCCACATCGTCACCAACAACCACGTGGTCGCCGACGCGGTGGACGGTGGCAAGCTCACGGCCACCTTCCCCGACGGCAAGAAGTACGACGCCGAGATCGTCGGCCACGCGCAGGGCTACGACGTCGCCGTCATCAAGCTCAAGAACGCGCCGTCCGACCTGAACCCGCTCGCCCTCGGCAACTCCGACAAGGTGGCCGTCGGCGACGAGACCATCGCCATCGGCGCCCCCTTCGGCCTGTCCAACACGGTGACGACCGGCATCATCAGCGCCAAGGACCGCCCCGTCGCCTCCAGCGACGGCAGCTCCAGCAGCAAGGCGTCGTACATGAGCGCCCTGCAGACCGACGCGTCCATCAACCCGGGCAACTCGGGCGGCCCGCTGCTGGACGCCTCCGGCGCGGTCATCGGCATCAACTCCGCGATCCAGTCCAGCAGCAGCGGCGGCTTCGGCTCCGGCCAGTCCGGCTCGATCGGCCTGGGCTTCGCGATCCCGATCAACCAGGCGAAGTACGTCGCCCAGCAGCTGATCAAGACCGGCAAGCCGGTGTACGCGAAGATCGGCGCGTCCGTCTCCCTGGAGGACTCCACCGACGGCGCGAAGATCACCGACCAGGGCGCGGCGGGCGCCGCGGCGGTCGAGACGGGCGGCCCGGCCGACAAGGCCGGCCTCAAGCCCGGCGACGTCATCATCAAGCTCGACGACCACGTGATCGACAGCGGCCCGACCCTGATCGGCGAGATCTGGACCCACAAGCCGGGCGACAAGGTCAAGATCACCTACAAGCGGGGCGGCCAGGAGCACACCGTGGACCTGGCGCTGGGCTCGCGCGACGGCGACAGCTGA